TTTTCTCATTGAAATATTTAGGTCATCTTCGATCGATTGCGAGTTGTCGCTTCAAAGTATTCAACCCATTCACGCTGCTCTTGTGTATCCGGGACGGATCGGCCTCGAGCTTCCGTCAGCCAAGTAAACGCTTTGGTGGAACTGACGCCCTGAAGAACGAGATAGGCTGCTAGAAGCATACTAGATCGGCCAATTCCCTGTCGGCAGTGAAATGCGATTCGACTATCGTTTGCAGATAAAATAGTTAATTTCTCCAGCAATTCAGTAACGAAATCCATCGATTCGGGAAGTCCGCGATCTGGTATGGGACAAGCGAAGAAACCGATCCCAAAACTTTCACATATTAGCCTTTCACTGGTTAATTCCAATTCTTTTCTTCGGCTGCTGTGAGACAAGAAACTAGGGTTTTAACTCCGGAATTCGCCAGCGAGAGAATATCTGTTTCAAGCCATTCTCCGCCGCGAGATCGAGTCATTAGGGCGACCTTTTCCTGCGAATAGGTATTCAGCCAGTAAAGCTCCATCGAAATTGCACCCCCTTATTCGCTTTCCGATTTCAATCTGCGCTCGTACTCCTTTGCGGGCCCCGGGTATTCCGGCTGTCGAACCATTTAAGAAATTCCTCGGCATCCACTAACAGGCTGTCGCTCTTACAGAAAGTGCTTCGAATCAACTTTAGACGATTCATAAGGAACGGTAGGTGCTTCCGACGGTTCCTGCAGAACAACGAGTCTATCCGCCTGATCAATCAAGCTGTTTAGATCTTTAGGCTCGACATGATCTCGGGGAAAATTGGGAAAACGAGAGAAGAAAATCAAAAGTATCAGGACTGAAACGGCTGTCGGCAGCACAGAGATTCGCCGTTTCATGGAAGACCCCACTTGAGGCTTGGACACGCACTCGAATCTTAAAGGGCCCACAGGAACACGTCAATCGCCTAATGAGGTACCGAAGAGTCTAAATTTGGAAGATTCCCCCACCCTCTGACAATAAACAGACAATTCCAGAGAAGGGGCTACAAACGACAAAACCCCTGATTTCTCAAGGGTTTAGTGACCTACGGTCATCTTGCGACAGGTTGGACCAAAACGAGGATGACGGGACTCGAACCCGCAACCTCCGCCGTGACAGGCCCCTAACTCTATCGGCACAAGTATCTATTCCAGAAGCGGTTACGTCAAGTTCACCATCCGTGCATCACGACAGCATCCATAAAGAATTTGAACGCCTGTGTCTTATGGATCCCAGTTTCTTGAAACTCGTAGACAACTGGTCTCGGCTCACCGTAGTTCAATACTATCGAATCCTGGCGATTATCAATGAAATCGATGGAAAATCTGAGGAAGTCTAAACCAACGTACATAGTTTGGTGGATCGAAACTGTCCAAAATGGACAGGCATTCGGGGTTTTCGACCCTAGAGAGAATCGGATTTCGAAGATCGGGATTCGATTTTCCAAAGATCCAAAATTCGCCATTCCAATGCTTGGAAAGGAAGAAGAACTTTGGTATGGTTTCTAGGGTCGTGTCGATCTTGAACTTTGGTCGCACAATATGAGGTTCTCGCTGTAAGCAAAATAACCAGCAAAAATACGCCTAACGCCACCGATTTTCGGATCGTGAAGCAAATCAAGCATGCCTAACACAAACTCAATCGCACTTCATCCCGAACCCGGCCAGATGGTCAGCGTCCGGTCCCGGAATTGGATGGTCACGGATGTTTCCACCAGCACGCTCCCTCCCGAACGCCTCCAAACTGGCCTGGAATCGCCCCAGCATCTCATTACGCTCTCTTCTGTAGAAGATGACGGCTTGGGCGAAGAACTGAACGTTATTTGGGAACTGGAGCCTGGGGCCAGAGTGGCCGAAAAGGTTGCCCTGCCCGAACCCACGGGATTCGATCCGCCAGACCAGCTTGATGCCTTTCTTGATGCTGTCCGCTGGGGAGCTTCCTCGTCGGCTGATCTCCGCAACATCCAAGCTCCGTTTAGAGCGGGCATCGACATCGAAGACTACCAGCTTGATCCGGTCGTCCGTGCGATTCAGATGCCACGGGTCAACCTCCTGGTTGCTGACGACGTAGGCCTCGGCAAGACCATTGAAGCGGGCATGGTGGCGCTGGAACTCATCATCCGTCACCGCACCCGAAAGATTCTGATCGTCTGCCCAGCCTCGCTCCAGGTGCAATGGCAGGAGCAGATGCGGGACAAATTCGGCCTCGATTTCCGAATCGTAAACTCCTCGATGATGGGAATTCTACGCCGCAGCCGGGGCATCCACGTCAATCCATGGAACCATTTCCCCCGCCTCATCACTAGCATCGACTTTCTCAAACGAGAACGGCCACTACGGCTGTTCCGGGAACTTTTGCCGGGGCCGGACGAGCCAGCGTTCCCTCGCAAGTTCGACTTGTTGATCGTGGACGAGGCACATAACTGTGCACCATCGGGGGTAGGCCGCTACGCCACGGACTCGATGCGGACCCAGGCCCTAAGACTTCTCGTGCCGCATTTTGAACACAAGCTGTTCCTCACGGCCACGCCACACAATGGCTACCCGGAGAGTTTTTCGGCATTGCTCGAACTGCTCGACAATCAGCGCTTTGCTCGAAGTACTCCACTTGATCGAAAGCAGCTCAATGCCGTCATGGTCCGACGGATGAAATCAGAATTGCCACCAAAATGGGACGGTTCTCCCCGATTTCCAAAACGGGCTTTAGAGCCTATTGAAGTTCCGTACACCGACGAAGAACGGGCCGTCCACACTGCTCTCCGGGAATATGCAGAACTCCGGGTCGAGCGATCTCAGGACAACTCCGAGAAGCTGGCCACCGAGTTCGTTCTCAAGACACTGAAGAAGCGACTTTTCTCTAGCCCGGCTGCGTTCCTGACCACTCTCGATTCTCACGAAAAATCTCTCCGACAAGCCAAGCGTGGCAAGGCCGTCCGTAAGCCCTCCGTCAGTATCTTGAAGCAGGAACTCGACCGAATTGATGAAGATTACGCCGACGACAACGAGTACGATGAAGCCACGAGCGACGCAGTGAATGCCGCCTCATTGCTATTCAGTCAACCATCCGAGCAGGAATTGGCCCTGTTGAAAAAGATGCGGGCCTGGGCGGAAAAAGCATCTGGCCAACTCGATTCGAAGGTGAATTGTCTGATCGAATGGCTCAACACGCATATTCGTCCCAATAAGAAGTGGAGTCACGAGCGAGTCATCCTTTTCACGGAATACCGGGCTACACTGAATTGGCTCAAAGAAGTCCTGGCCCAGCACGGCTTCACCAAAGACGACCGCCTTCTGACCATGTACGGCGGTATGGACCTGGATGAGCGGGAGGAAGTCAAGAATGCTTTCCAATCTGGACCCGAAGAAAGCAACGTACGGATCCTACTTGCCACCGACGCTGCCGCGGAAGGTTTAAACCTTCAGAACCATTGCTACCGACTCATCCATTACGAAATCCCGTGGAACCCAAACCGGCTAGAACAACGTAACGGGCGTATTGACCGTCACGGTCAGAAGGGCTTCCTCACCGCCAACGGTGAACGGCAGGTCTTCGTGTATCACTTCGTCGGCCAAGGCTACAGAAATAGACAACAATCGGCGTTCTCCCCCAAAGCATCAGACTTGGACGCCGATCTGGAGTTCCTGATGCGGGTGGCTCAGAAGGTTGAAACGATCCGGGAAGATCTGGGCAGTTACGGCACAGTGCTGGCTGATGATGTCGAGCAGGCCATGCTCGGGCGCGGTTACTCGATGCCAGGTGTCAGCCGAGCAGACTCCAAGGTTGAACCGGTCCGCAAGATGCTCAAATTCGAGCGAGACTTGGCCAAGCAAATCCGCGAACTTCTCGAACAATACCGGGACACACAGCGGGAACTCCGTCTATCGCCCGAGAATATCCAGAAGGTCGTCGAGGTTGGGCTTACTTTGGCCGAGCAGCCCGCTCTGATTCCCATCAAGCATCCATCGGGTAAGCCAGTATTCCAGCTACCCGCCTTGAAGCACAGTTGGGCCGCCTGCAGAGAAGGCCTGGAGCATCCGCACACCGGGGTCGTTCGCCCGATCACGTTCGATCATACGGCTGCTGATGGCCGGGATGATCTCGTACTGATTCACCTGAATCACCGCCTTGTTCAGATGAGTCTGCGTTTGCTGCGTGCAGAAGTCTGGTCCGTGAAGGGCCGTAAACGTCTTCACCGAATTACTGCTCGGCTCGTACCGGATTATGCTTTAAATTCTCCTGCGGTGATAGCACACGCAAGGCTGGTGGTAATCGGGGGCGATAGCCATCGGCTCCACGAAGAGATTATCACAGCGGGCGGGATGCTCAAAGAGGGCCGGTTATCTCGTCTCAATATCGGCGAGCTGGAAAAGCTTCTGTCGGTGGCCACGAGTGATGAACCTTACGAGCCGATGCAGAAACATCTGCTGAAGCTGTGGGACAAGTTCACGCCTGGACTTGCCCAGTCCCTTGAAGCTCGCATGAAGGATCGTACCAGCGGTTTACAGAAAAAGCTTGGCGAACGGGCAGAAAAGGAAGCCCAGGACATCACAGCTATTTTGCTCGAACTGAAGAAAGCCATCGACACCGAACTGGATGAACCGGAATACCAGCAGCTCTCTCTATTCGAAGATAACGAAAAGGATCAGTTTGAACGGAACAAGGACTTCCTGCGGGACAGGTCGAAGGCGATCCCCGCTGAAATCGAACGGGAGACGGCGGCAATCAAGTCCCGCTATGCTGACCCGCAGCCCCGAATGTTCCCTGTGGCCGTGACGTTCCTCGTCCCTGAGAAGTTAGCAAAAGGATAAGCGATGACCTCGCCAGATGAGATGCAGTATTTAATTGACCGCTGCACTTTTCAAAGTGTTAAGGCAGTCCTCTTTAGCAAGACAGATATTGACACTGTCGTACTTGTAAAACCTAATTGTTCGCTTGAGCAAGTGGCCACCTTTTGCGTCAATAACGATGCTTCCGCTCTGGAACGGCTCAAAGTCAAGACTGACATCGTATTCCTATCTCCTACCAAGCATCCTCGAACTCCGGTTGATCGTCACTCTTATCTCCTCGACTCAGATTTCGTCGAGGTACTTTTAGTCCCGCCCTTGTATCTAGTTCGTGCGAAACCACACACTCAGGCGCTGGAAAATGCAATAGCCGTATGTGGTATCACAAGATGCAAGCAGTGTGGTTTTCTTTGTGGCACAGAACTTTCGAGCCAATACTGGCATCCGCCGGTGAACTATTCAGCAGGTGTGGACGAATACTGCCTTGGATGTTGGCTTGATTGTGGACCAGATGCGACAAGTACCCGTCACCATGTTTTGGTTGAACCGACGGGAGACTTGATCGTAGACTACAACGCTATTTTTCATTTAGGCTACCGCTTAGCAATCTTGCCCGTCGCACGCCTTGAACTAGGCTCAGCACCCATCTGTTTTCCTAATATGATTTGCTTTTATCCCCCTGGCACAATCGACCTAGAGCAATTATTGATTCGCTCGAACAGTGAAGGCACCCTTAGACTGGCTGAGCATTCGAGCCTTGCCTCCCAAATAAACGAAAAGGTTCTATCAACCCATCCTTTGGTCGTACTCCCCTGTCGTTTTGACTGGGATGACTTTTGTAATGCAAGCCATAAAGCGCATCTCGAGTTTATTCGAAGTCTGTCCGAGATCATAGATGATGAGTGCTTCAACTTCATTCGTTACCGTCAGTGCCATATCGAACCAATTGATATACTTCCCGGGCGTCCGGGACAGATAAATTCAAACCACATGATGGCCGGTGCATTACTGTTTGACCCAGAGAAAGGTGGACAAATCATTGGAGGAGATGCTTTCACTCATATAGTCACACGAGGACTTGGCCTGCCTTTAGAGCCTATTGACTGCACGCAATTTCCAAGATTCGGTGAGGTAGGTAATTTTGTTAAACATGTGTTGTCACTTTACTCACAGTTGATAGAAGCCAACAGTAGCACTACAAAGTTCGTTCAATGTCTAACTCTTTTAGAAGTTTTAGCTTCTGCAGAGGAATCGGAGCGTTTCAAAGCGTTCAAGAATACCAAGAAAAATATAGTTCGTTACGCTACAAATGATCATAACGAATATAAACGAATCATGACTAGGATGATTGCTTTAACAGGGCTGAAAGACGAATCCGGAAAAAATATTGGCTACAGAACAGAAATCATTCATTTCGGCAAGCGTCTCGAATCACTAATTCCAAGTATTAATGAACGAGAGAACTTATTTCGAGAATTGGAAAATTACATAAAATGTGTCCTTGATCACTTAATCGATCACTCGGAAATGTCCTGGGAAGACTACAAAGTCATTCGAGATTCAATCGGCCCCTATGGGGTGGCCCCGGATACATCTCAGTCATCGACTGCTCCAGCACAGCAGACAGATGACATTCCATTTTGAAATTAAAAAACTGTAATTGTACCGAAGAATACCCTTATGTCCATCACCCGCCACCATAACGAATGGCTGTCGCTCGTGCCGAACTCAGGCCCGTTCCTGAGTTTGCCGGTGCTGGCACAGGCGTTTCCGCAGGGACTTGATGCCCATGATGCGGATCACGCTCGGCGTCTGCGCATGGCGTTCGATGAATGGGACGACAACCAGTTGGGCAAACGGCCCGATCCGGGCATTCATCGGGCATGGTTGAAATTTGTATTGGGCGAGACGCTGGGCTACGACGAACATCTCGCCGAGGGGCAGGCGATCCCGCAGACCCTCAAAAGCGAAGTCGCCGAATGCGGTGAAACTCTGCGGCCCGATTGGATCGTCAACGACCCCGCCTCGAAGAAGGCTCGGTTGCTCGTTCAGGTCTATCCACGCTCTCAATCATTAACGAAACCAGTGGCGGGAAAGCGTTGGAGTGCCTGGCCCGATGGTCGGATGATGCAACTGCTGCACGACACGGGCATCCGGCTTGGTATCGTCACCAATGGCGATCACTGGATGTTGGTGAATGCTCCGAAGAACGAAACGACAGGCTACGTCTCCTGGTACGCAAACCTCTGGCTTGAGGAACAGATCACGCTGCGGGCCTTCCGCACTTTGCTTGGAGCCGACCGTCTCTTCAGCGTGCCGGAAGACGAAACCCTCGAAGCCCTGCTCGACAAGAGCGCTTCCGACCAGCAGGAAGTCACTGACCAGCTTGGGTATCAGGTCCGCAAGGCAGTTGAGGTCTTGATCCAGGCGCTCGACAAGGCGGACCAGGAACATGGACGGAAGTTGCTGGCCGATGTGAACGAAAAGGTTCTCTACGAGTCGGCCCTCACTGTCATGATGCGACTGGTGTTCCTGTTCTGTGCAGAAGAACGGGAACTGCTTCTGCTGGGCGATGAACTCTACGACAAGAACTACGCCGTCAGTACACTGCGCGAACAGCTGCGCGTCACGGCAGATGAATTCGGTGAAGAAATCCTCGGTCTTCGTTATGACGCCTGGACCCGATTGCTTACAACCTTCCGGGCTGTTTACGCGGGAGCCAAGCACGACCGGCTCAAGCTCCCGGCCTATGGCGGCAGTCTGTTCAACCCCGACCGTTTCCCGTTCCTCGAAGGACGCAAGTCCAACACAAGTTGGAAGAACACCGAGGCTACGCCGCTACCTGTCAGCAATCGCACGGTGTTGCATCTGCTCGAAGCTTTGCAGATCTTGCGGACTAAGATTGGCAATACCACCGAGGCTCGCAAAATCAGTTTCCGGGCGCTCGACATCGAACAGATCGGTCACGTCTACGAGGGCCTGCTCGACCACACCGCCAAGCGTGCGACCGAGCCGGTGTTGGGATTGGCGGGAACACGGGACAAGGAACCCGAAATCGCCCTGGCCGAACTTGAGAAGATCGCCGCCAAGGGAGAGAAGGAACTGCTCAAATTCCTGAAGGATGAATCGGGCCGCTCAGAATCGGCGATCAAGAAGGGCCTGAACGCCGAGATTGACGATCAGCTTGCCAGTCGCTTCCGTACCGCCTGTCAGGACTCGGACCTCTGGAAGCGGGTGAAGCCGTTCGCCGGGTTAGTGAGGCTCGATGATGTGGATTACCCGGTTGTCATCACCACGGGCAGTGTCTTCGTCACCGCTGGGACCGACCGACGCAGCAGCGGCACGCATTACACTCCCAAGAGCCTCACCGAACCCATCGTGCAATACACGCTGGAGCCGCTGGTTTACGTCGGCCCCGCTGAAGGATTGCCCAAGGACCAGTGGAAGCTCCGTTCGGCCAAAGAACTGCTTGCCCTGAAGATATGCGACATGGCATGTGGCTCCGGGGCCTTTTTGGTCCAGGCGTGCCGATACATGGCGGCTCGACTGCTCGAAGCCTGGGACGCCGTTCAACGGGCCAACCCTGGAATAGTCCACATCACGCCTGAAGGCGAAACCTCAACGGGCAAGCCCGGTGAGATGCTGATCCCCGACGACCCCGACGAGCGCCAAACCTACGCTCTGCGGATCGTGGCCCAGCGTTGCTTGTACGGTGTGGACAAGAACCCGCTGGCAGCGGAAATGGCCAAGTTGTCGCTCTGGTTGTTGACTCTCGCCAAGAACAAGCCGTTCGAGTTCCTGGACCATGCTATCCGATGCGGCGATTCACTCGTCGGCATTCACAACCTCGAACAGTTGCGGAATTTCAGTCTCGATGGCAAGGGGGATGATCGGCGAGTGGTCCTGGCTTACATGGAGGACAAAATCCAGGAGGCTATCGCCCTACGTCGCCAGATTACCGAGATGCAGGCTCATACTGCCGAGGATGTCGAGGTTCAGGACCGGATGTTACGAGAGGCGAACGAAAAGATCGACCGGCTCAAGTGTGCCGCCGACATGCTGATTTCAGCCGAGTTCGCAGCCGGCTCCGCTCCCGACAAGCGATCCGCCAGGGACAATGCAGCGATCAAAGTGGCCGTTCATTTCGGCGACAGCGAGTTGCCAACATTTCGCCGAGAGGCACAGAAGGCACTTGCCGGTCAGGTGACGTTCCACTGGCCGCTAGAATTCCCCGAAGTCATGGTTGAGCGGGGTGGGTTCGATGCGTTTGTCGGGAATCCTGCTTATATGGGCGGTCAGAAACTAACGGGAGCCTTCGGCACCCCATACCGTGATTTCTTGGTTTGTCGAGTTGCAGATGGTCGCAAGGGGCTTGTCGATTTGTGCGCCTACTTCGTACTCCGCTCACACATTCTGCTTAAATCGATAGGGACTTGTGGCTTTGTTTCAACCAGCGCCATTGCGGAAGGCGACACCAGAAGTGTTTGCTTGGACTGGCTCTGCAATAATGGATGGGTCATATTCCGGGCGAATCAACGCATGGCATGGCCCGGCGCTGCCAGCGTAACGTATACACCCATTTGGCTGACCTCCAGGCATTGGTGCGGGGCTTGCCATTTAGAGGACATACCTGTTGAGAGCATCACACCTTTTCTTGTTGCAAAGGGAACAGTGTCAGGTACGCCACATCGTCTTGCTGCGAATATCGGCTTGTCTTTCAACGGAGTCAAAGTGTACGGAAACGGCTTTGTGTTGGAACCCGTCGAAGCTCACCGACTCCTTGCGCAGAACGAGCGCAATAAGCAGGTGATTTTTCCATACATCACGGGACAAGATGTCAATAGCAAGCATGATTCAAGCCATTCTGCTTGGGCAATCCGCTTTTTTGATTGGCCGTTGAACAGGAGCACGGCACCTGTTGGATACAAAGGGAATGTCGCAAGCGATTTCCCAGAATGTCTTGCCGTGGTCGAGGAGCGAGTGAAACCTGAACGCACCAGGACCGACAACAACGGCAACTATATCGTAAGAAAGCCTATGCCTCAGCAGTGGTGGATTTATGGGGAGAAACGCCCTGGTCTTTACGCTGCGATAGAATTGCTGGATGCCTGTTTTGCCATTGCGACGCAAGCAACAAAATATATTGCGTTTGAACGGCTTCAGCCACGGATGGTTTTTTCTCATTCCCTTGCTGTGATTGCCAGCGACTCATTTTCGGTGTTTGGGCTTCTAAGTTCGTCGCTCCATGACGCTTGGGCGAGGCTATACGGATCGTATAATCTCGCATTGCTTCGGTATTCGCCTACTGACTTGCTTGAGACCTTTGCATTCCCAAGTGATCTTTCGGGCTTGGCCGATATGGGGCGTTGCTATTACGCCTCAAGAAAGAGAGTAATGGAATCTCGGATTGAGGGCATGACGGATATTTACAACCGCTTCCACGATCCCGACGAAACCAGCCCCGACATCCAGAAGCTCCGACAACTCCACGTCGAGATGGACAACGCCGTAGCCGCCGCCTACGGCTGGACCGATCTCGACCTCGGCCACGGCTTCCACGAGACGAAGCAGGGTGTCCGCTACACGATCAGCGAACACGCCCGCCGTGAAGTCCTCGCCCGCCTGCTCAAGCTGAACCACGAACGCTACGCCGAGGAAGTGAAGCAAGGGCTGCACGAGAAGAAGAAGCCTGCGCTCAAACGCAAGGCGAAACTTGCGACAGCCACAGTTCAGGCGTCACTGTTTGACCATGATGGCACGTTTCCCAGGCCGGGACTCGAAGATTACCTCTGCGGCCTTGTCTGCGATCTCGTCAAAGCGGACCCCGGACTGCCGGTTTCTGCGTATGTCGATAGTCTCGTGATTGCCCTGGGTTACGAGCGTCACCAACGACTCCTGACCGGCAAGGATCGCACCGCCTTTGCGAATCTCTGCAAAGCCTCGCCTTTGGCGTCGTGGAGTTCAACCAACAGAATCCCCTGGGCCGAGTTGCGCAACTTGCTGACTCAACGCAAGGCTATCAAACCGGAAGACCAAACGATTCAAGCTGGGCCGAAGTTGGCAGCGGTTCGGAATTCATATTCCGCTGCTGCACCCGAACTGGTCGCTTTGCTTCGCAAAGCATCAGCAGAGTTGGTTGAGCTACAAGCATCTGTCGGCCCCGACAACGCTGAAGCCCCCAAGGACATCACGACAGAATTTACGGAAATTCTCCAGTCATTTGTGCATGACAAGGATCAGTGGTACGGAGTAGCAGCGTGACTCGAAAGGCGACGAAGACCGACAATCGACGCACTTCGCCCTTGTTCTGGGTGAAGCAAGTGACGTTGTATCGGTCGCTCTCGCCAGTTGAGGAAATACGCACCATTCCGTTCGCCCCTGGCTTGAACATCATCCAAGGAAAACTTGACGACTCTGCACAGGAATTCGAGTCCGGGCATGGCAATGGCAAAACGACCTTGTGCCGACTGATTCGCTACTGTCTAGGAGAAAAGACATTCGGCCAGGAACATCTGGTAGCCGAGGTCAAGCATTGCTTTCCGCACGGATACGTCGGTGCTGTCGTCGTAGTGAATGATGAAGAATGGAGCGTGTTGCGAACGGTCGGAAATCATCGGAAAGAGTTTGCTCGACAAGGCGTTTCGCTTGCTGATCTGACTGCTGCGGAGGATCGACCGGCCTACTCGGAGTTTCTGAACAGAATCCACGAGATTGGACTTTCGAGGCTTCAACAACGAGAAGTTCTCTCCGGTGGAGAGGTAATTCAATGGCTGCATGTGTTGGCGCTTTGCAGTCGAGATCAAGAGAGCCGTTACGACCGATTCTGGAATGTTCGCCCCTCGCGAAGTGATTCAGGCTTCTCGAAGTTCACGAAGGTTGATGTGTCTCTTTGCGTGCGGGCAATGCTTGGAATGCTCGACGTTCGAGAACCACAGATTTTGAAACGTCAGTTGGAGTTGGAATCTGAACTGCACCAACTGCGAAAAAAGATCGAAGAGAAAACCTCCGAGCCAGCAT
The genomic region above belongs to Telmatocola sphagniphila and contains:
- a CDS encoding protein-tyrosine phosphatase family protein, with the protein product MSHSSRRKELELTSERLICESFGIGFFACPIPDRGLPESMDFVTELLEKLTILSANDSRIAFHCRQGIGRSSMLLAAYLVLQGVSSTKAFTWLTEARGRSVPDTQEQREWVEYFEATTRNRSKMT
- the drmD gene encoding DISARM system SNF2-like helicase DrmD, with protein sequence MPNTNSIALHPEPGQMVSVRSRNWMVTDVSTSTLPPERLQTGLESPQHLITLSSVEDDGLGEELNVIWELEPGARVAEKVALPEPTGFDPPDQLDAFLDAVRWGASSSADLRNIQAPFRAGIDIEDYQLDPVVRAIQMPRVNLLVADDVGLGKTIEAGMVALELIIRHRTRKILIVCPASLQVQWQEQMRDKFGLDFRIVNSSMMGILRRSRGIHVNPWNHFPRLITSIDFLKRERPLRLFRELLPGPDEPAFPRKFDLLIVDEAHNCAPSGVGRYATDSMRTQALRLLVPHFEHKLFLTATPHNGYPESFSALLELLDNQRFARSTPLDRKQLNAVMVRRMKSELPPKWDGSPRFPKRALEPIEVPYTDEERAVHTALREYAELRVERSQDNSEKLATEFVLKTLKKRLFSSPAAFLTTLDSHEKSLRQAKRGKAVRKPSVSILKQELDRIDEDYADDNEYDEATSDAVNAASLLFSQPSEQELALLKKMRAWAEKASGQLDSKVNCLIEWLNTHIRPNKKWSHERVILFTEYRATLNWLKEVLAQHGFTKDDRLLTMYGGMDLDEREEVKNAFQSGPEESNVRILLATDAAAEGLNLQNHCYRLIHYEIPWNPNRLEQRNGRIDRHGQKGFLTANGERQVFVYHFVGQGYRNRQQSAFSPKASDLDADLEFLMRVAQKVETIREDLGSYGTVLADDVEQAMLGRGYSMPGVSRADSKVEPVRKMLKFERDLAKQIRELLEQYRDTQRELRLSPENIQKVVEVGLTLAEQPALIPIKHPSGKPVFQLPALKHSWAACREGLEHPHTGVVRPITFDHTAADGRDDLVLIHLNHRLVQMSLRLLRAEVWSVKGRKRLHRITARLVPDYALNSPAVIAHARLVVIGGDSHRLHEEIITAGGMLKEGRLSRLNIGELEKLLSVATSDEPYEPMQKHLLKLWDKFTPGLAQSLEARMKDRTSGLQKKLGERAEKEAQDITAILLELKKAIDTELDEPEYQQLSLFEDNEKDQFERNKDFLRDRSKAIPAEIERETAAIKSRYADPQPRMFPVAVTFLVPEKLAKG
- a CDS encoding Eco57I restriction-modification methylase domain-containing protein, which produces MSITRHHNEWLSLVPNSGPFLSLPVLAQAFPQGLDAHDADHARRLRMAFDEWDDNQLGKRPDPGIHRAWLKFVLGETLGYDEHLAEGQAIPQTLKSEVAECGETLRPDWIVNDPASKKARLLVQVYPRSQSLTKPVAGKRWSAWPDGRMMQLLHDTGIRLGIVTNGDHWMLVNAPKNETTGYVSWYANLWLEEQITLRAFRTLLGADRLFSVPEDETLEALLDKSASDQQEVTDQLGYQVRKAVEVLIQALDKADQEHGRKLLADVNEKVLYESALTVMMRLVFLFCAEERELLLLGDELYDKNYAVSTLREQLRVTADEFGEEILGLRYDAWTRLLTTFRAVYAGAKHDRLKLPAYGGSLFNPDRFPFLEGRKSNTSWKNTEATPLPVSNRTVLHLLEALQILRTKIGNTTEARKISFRALDIEQIGHVYEGLLDHTAKRATEPVLGLAGTRDKEPEIALAELEKIAAKGEKELLKFLKDESGRSESAIKKGLNAEIDDQLASRFRTACQDSDLWKRVKPFAGLVRLDDVDYPVVITTGSVFVTAGTDRRSSGTHYTPKSLTEPIVQYTLEPLVYVGPAEGLPKDQWKLRSAKELLALKICDMACGSGAFLVQACRYMAARLLEAWDAVQRANPGIVHITPEGETSTGKPGEMLIPDDPDERQTYALRIVAQRCLYGVDKNPLAAEMAKLSLWLLTLAKNKPFEFLDHAIRCGDSLVGIHNLEQLRNFSLDGKGDDRRVVLAYMEDKIQEAIALRRQITEMQAHTAEDVEVQDRMLREANEKIDRLKCAADMLISAEFAAGSAPDKRSARDNAAIKVAVHFGDSELPTFRREAQKALAGQVTFHWPLEFPEVMVERGGFDAFVGNPAYMGGQKLTGAFGTPYRDFLVCRVADGRKGLVDLCAYFVLRSHILLKSIGTCGFVSTSAIAEGDTRSVCLDWLCNNGWVIFRANQRMAWPGAASVTYTPIWLTSRHWCGACHLEDIPVESITPFLVAKGTVSGTPHRLAANIGLSFNGVKVYGNGFVLEPVEAHRLLAQNERNKQVIFPYITGQDVNSKHDSSHSAWAIRFFDWPLNRSTAPVGYKGNVASDFPECLAVVEERVKPERTRTDNNGNYIVRKPMPQQWWIYGEKRPGLYAAIELLDACFAIATQATKYIAFERLQPRMVFSHSLAVIASDSFSVFGLLSSSLHDAWARLYGSYNLALLRYSPTDLLETFAFPSDLSGLADMGRCYYASRKRVMESRIEGMTDIYNRFHDPDETSPDIQKLRQLHVEMDNAVAAAYGWTDLDLGHGFHETKQGVRYTISEHARREVLARLLKLNHERYAEEVKQGLHEKKKPALKRKAKLATATVQASLFDHDGTFPRPGLEDYLCGLVCDLVKADPGLPVSAYVDSLVIALGYERHQRLLTGKDRTAFANLCKASPLASWSSTNRIPWAELRNLLTQRKAIKPEDQTIQAGPKLAAVRNSYSAAAPELVALLRKASAELVELQASVGPDNAEAPKDITTEFTEILQSFVHDKDQWYGVAA